From one Rosa rugosa chromosome 4, drRosRugo1.1, whole genome shotgun sequence genomic stretch:
- the LOC133746501 gene encoding universal stress protein PHOS34 has protein sequence MSGNLGCVIVAVDGSEESMSALTWALDNLKLRSSSPPDSTSAGHFVVLHVQSPPSIAVGLTPAAIPFGGPSDLEVPAFTAAIEAHLKRITEAILAHALKICSEKKVNVKTQVVVGDPKEKICEAVENLHADLLVMGSRAIGPLKRMFLGSVSNYCANHAQCPVIISKAKGAAS, from the exons ATGTCCGGCAACCTCGGCTGCGTGATCGTCGCCGTTGACGGCAGTGAGGAGAGCATGAGCGCCTTGACCTGGGCTCTCGACAACCTCAAGCTCCGATCCTCCTCTCCTCCCGACTCCACCTCCGCCGGCCACTTCGTCGTCCTCCACGTCCAATCTCCGCCTTCAATCGCCGTTGGCCTCACTCCCGCCGCCATCCCCTTCGGTGGCCCCA GCGATTTGGAGGTGCCGGCGTTCACGGCGGCGATCGAGGCCCACCTGAAGCGGATCACGGAGGCCATTCTAGCACACGCTTTGAAGATTTGCTCCGAAAAGAAG GTGAATGTGAAAACCCAAGTCGTAGTTGGGGATCCGAAGGAGAAGATTTGTGAAGCTGTTGAGAATTTGCATGCTGACTTACTTGTCATGGGCTCCAGAGCTATTGGCCCTCTTAAAAG GATGTTTCTTGGAAGTGTGAGCAACTATTGCGCTAACCATGCACAATGCCCCGTGATCATTTCCAAGGCAAAGGGCGCCGCGTCATAA